The Populus alba chromosome 6, ASM523922v2, whole genome shotgun sequence genome contains a region encoding:
- the LOC118048324 gene encoding uncharacterized protein isoform X1 yields the protein MTMAITNHPSPPQSPSTKTVMKDDKKEVGFFVRVMIKGRVQGVFFRNWTVENATRLGLKGWVKNRRDGSVEALFSGDSDNVQEMEQRCRRGPPDAMVTGFQVFPSTDDPGTGFQRKATV from the exons ATGACTATGGCTATTACTAATCATCCCTCACCTCCTCAATCACCCTCTACCAAAACGGTAATGAAAGATGATAAGAAAGAAGTGGGCTTTTTT GTGAGGGTAATGATTAAAGGGAGGGTGCAGGGAGTGTTTTTTAGGAACTGGACAGTGGAGAATGCAACCCGGTTGGGGTTAAAAGGTTGGGTGAAGAACAGAAGGGATGGCTCTGTGGAGGCTCTATTCTCTGGTGATTCTGATAATGTACAGGAAATGGAGCAGAGGTGCCGCCGTGGCCCACCTGATGCTATGGTTACTGGCTTCCAGGTTTTCCCTTCCACTGATGACCCCGGAACTGGATTTCAGCGCAAAGCAACAGTTTGA
- the LOC118048324 gene encoding uncharacterized protein isoform X2, whose translation MTMAITNHPSPPQSPSTKTVRVMIKGRVQGVFFRNWTVENATRLGLKGWVKNRRDGSVEALFSGDSDNVQEMEQRCRRGPPDAMVTGFQVFPSTDDPGTGFQRKATV comes from the exons ATGACTATGGCTATTACTAATCATCCCTCACCTCCTCAATCACCCTCTACCAAAACG GTGAGGGTAATGATTAAAGGGAGGGTGCAGGGAGTGTTTTTTAGGAACTGGACAGTGGAGAATGCAACCCGGTTGGGGTTAAAAGGTTGGGTGAAGAACAGAAGGGATGGCTCTGTGGAGGCTCTATTCTCTGGTGATTCTGATAATGTACAGGAAATGGAGCAGAGGTGCCGCCGTGGCCCACCTGATGCTATGGTTACTGGCTTCCAGGTTTTCCCTTCCACTGATGACCCCGGAACTGGATTTCAGCGCAAAGCAACAGTTTGA